A segment of the Corynebacterium resistens DSM 45100 genome:
GAAAATGGTCATTTTAACGAACCAACCCAGCCGTCACATTCGTAACTTATTTCACTTTAGACTTTAGTAACAACAGTGTCTTCGCTAAAGTACTTAGCCGTGATCACATTCGAAAACGTCTCCAAAAGCTACAAATCCGCGGGCCGCCCAGCCCTGAGGGACATCAGCGTCACTATCGATAAGGGTGAGTTTGTGTTCCTCATCGGCCCATCGGGTTCCGGTAAGTCCACCTTCCTGCAACTGATGTTGCGCGAGGAGAAAGTGGACTCTGGCGACCTGTATGTTGCGGATTACCACGTCAATCAGCTGAAGGGGAAAGACGTACCGAAGCTGCGCCAGCGCATCGGATACGTCTTCCAGGATTTCCGCTTGCTGCCGAAGAAGACGGTTTTCGAAAACGTCGCCTTCGCGCTCGAAGTCATTGGTAAAAAGCGCGCGGATATTGAAATGCTCGTGCCCCAGGCCCTGAAAACGGTGGGCTTGGACGGTAAGGAGAACCGCTACCCACACGAGCTTTCAGGTGGTGAGCAGCAACGTGTGGCGATCGCCCGGGCGTCGGTTAATAGGCCACTAGTCCTGCTTGCCGATGAGCCGACCGGCAACCTAGACCCCGATACGTCCTCCGAGATCATGTTGTTGCTCAACCGCATTAATCAAGCGGGAACCACCGTCGTGATGTCCACGCACGATGATGTGGCCGTGGATTCTATGCGCAAGCGCGTGATCGAGCTGGATAAGGGAACCATCGTCCGTGACGATGCTCACGGCGTGTACGGCGTGGGACGATAGTCGGGGAACTGGGGAAAGAGAAGACATTATGAATTTGGGTTTCGTATTCCGCGAGGCGATGGCCGGCTTCCGCCGCAATGCCACCATGACCATCGCGATGATCATCACGACCGCGATCTCCCTGGCGCTGCTTGCCACAGGTTTCCTGCTGACCAGCATGACTGAGCGCACGAAGGAAATCTACATCGACCGCGTGGAGGTCATGGTCCAGTTGGACGACAAGATCTCCACCACAGACAAGGACTGCACCAGCGCTGATTGTGCTGCACTGAAAAACAAGCTCGAGAGCGACAATGGCGTGCAGTCGGTGACCTACCGCAATAAGCAACAGTCCTATGATCGCTTCGTGGAGCTATTCAAGGATTCCGATCCGCGCTTGGTGGAGCAGACCAGCAAGGATGCTTTCCCGGCTGCGCTGCACATCCGCTTGACCGATCCCACTGAAACCAGCCCGATCGATGCGATCAAGAACGATCCGGGTGTGGCGAATGTGGTCGATCAGGGCGAGGATTTGCAGGCTGCCACCCGGAACTTGGATGCGGTCCGCAACGCCTCCTTCTTGGTGGCTGCTGTTCAGGCTGTGGCTGCGATCTTCCTCATCATGAACATGGTGCAGATTGCAGCCTTTAGCCGCCGCCACGAGATCAGCATCATGCGCATGGTCGGCGCCTCGCGCTGGTACACGCAAATGCCATTCGTGCTGGAGGCCATCATCGGCGCAGTCGTCGGTGCGGTGTTGGCCGTCGGTGGCATGTACGCGGGCAAGAAGCTGGTGGTTGATAACGCCATGCGTTCGCTGTACGACGCCAATCTCGTCGCACGCATCACCGATAGTGATATTTGGTTGGCCGCGCCGTTCTTGGTGCTGACCGGTGCGGTAGTTGCCGCTATCACCGCGCAAATTACTTTGCGTTGGTACGTCAAGAACTAGGTCGTCTCGTTTGTTTTTCCTTGCTTAAACTCGCTGCGCTAAGGTATTAACCGATATGGCAGCAAAGAAAAGCACTCCCGTTGATTCAGGAAAAACCAAAGGGAA
Coding sequences within it:
- the ftsE gene encoding cell division ATP-binding protein FtsE, coding for MITFENVSKSYKSAGRPALRDISVTIDKGEFVFLIGPSGSGKSTFLQLMLREEKVDSGDLYVADYHVNQLKGKDVPKLRQRIGYVFQDFRLLPKKTVFENVAFALEVIGKKRADIEMLVPQALKTVGLDGKENRYPHELSGGEQQRVAIARASVNRPLVLLADEPTGNLDPDTSSEIMLLLNRINQAGTTVVMSTHDDVAVDSMRKRVIELDKGTIVRDDAHGVYGVGR
- the ftsX gene encoding permease-like cell division protein FtsX — translated: MNLGFVFREAMAGFRRNATMTIAMIITTAISLALLATGFLLTSMTERTKEIYIDRVEVMVQLDDKISTTDKDCTSADCAALKNKLESDNGVQSVTYRNKQQSYDRFVELFKDSDPRLVEQTSKDAFPAALHIRLTDPTETSPIDAIKNDPGVANVVDQGEDLQAATRNLDAVRNASFLVAAVQAVAAIFLIMNMVQIAAFSRRHEISIMRMVGASRWYTQMPFVLEAIIGAVVGAVLAVGGMYAGKKLVVDNAMRSLYDANLVARITDSDIWLAAPFLVLTGAVVAAITAQITLRWYVKN